One Nesterenkonia populi DNA window includes the following coding sequences:
- a CDS encoding primosomal protein N', translating to MSDPGKERSGEAQQPTLLEAPPAPVSYPAGTTDRLPVAQVLLETPVPHLDRPFDYAVPSDLADRAVPGSRVKVRFAGRELTGWVLSRLDAPTTGSRLSPISKMVSALPVLAPEVLELCQQVALRCAGTASDVLRAGLPPRAARVEKEFLGLEPPPAELTPLQPRERTAELALKSYGDSGWQHRVLAAVEEVVEGGGDAVVVVPDQRDLEAAAGLLEDRLGEETIARLSAEMGPTPRYRSYLRLRFGQAKVAVGTRSAVYAPAARLRLIVMLDDDDPSHAEPRAPYQHTREVALLRAVQTGAGVMFLSSHRSLEVQRLVERGWLADRAPGRDVRRAAAPRVISTADDFEQERDPLARQARMPAAAYRAAREGLEKGPVLVQVGRAGFIPAVLCARCRSRQSCPSCHGPLSLPGHHAQSRTLQCRWCGLHHRDHRCGECGHAVFRAGVRGADRTAQELGRAFPGVPVISSSGDRAVDAVGGIPALVVSTPGVEPSAPDGYAAALLLDGDAQLHREGLDVPRRVLARWLRAASLVRPHGDGGTVVVTAGDQELTGALVRGDPVGYARRELYRRAELGLPPARRMLSLTAELHQGREFIDSLRLPEGLAWIGPSPEDDGRQRWLLFFSYAEAEAVVSEVRRVRRTSSAAPARGEQQHSVRVAVDDVGALQV from the coding sequence ATGTCTGACCCGGGGAAGGAGCGCAGCGGGGAGGCCCAGCAGCCGACCCTGCTGGAGGCTCCGCCCGCGCCGGTCAGCTATCCCGCCGGCACCACGGACAGGCTGCCGGTCGCACAGGTTCTCCTGGAGACTCCCGTGCCGCACCTGGACCGGCCCTTCGACTATGCAGTGCCGTCGGACCTGGCGGACAGGGCGGTGCCGGGCTCAAGGGTCAAGGTGCGCTTCGCGGGACGGGAGCTCACCGGCTGGGTGCTCTCCAGGCTCGACGCGCCGACGACAGGATCCCGGCTCAGCCCCATCAGCAAGATGGTCTCTGCTCTGCCTGTGCTCGCCCCGGAGGTGCTCGAGCTCTGCCAGCAGGTTGCGCTGCGCTGCGCCGGCACTGCCTCAGATGTGCTGCGTGCCGGCCTGCCGCCGCGCGCCGCCCGGGTGGAAAAGGAGTTCCTCGGACTCGAGCCCCCGCCAGCGGAGCTGACCCCGCTGCAGCCGCGGGAGCGGACAGCGGAGCTTGCCCTGAAGTCCTACGGAGACTCCGGCTGGCAGCACCGGGTGCTCGCCGCCGTGGAGGAGGTGGTGGAAGGCGGAGGCGACGCCGTCGTCGTCGTGCCGGATCAGCGTGACCTCGAGGCGGCGGCCGGACTGCTGGAGGATCGCCTCGGCGAGGAGACGATTGCCCGGCTGAGCGCGGAGATGGGCCCGACGCCGCGGTACAGGTCCTATCTGCGCCTGCGGTTCGGGCAGGCCAAGGTAGCGGTCGGCACTCGCTCAGCGGTCTACGCCCCGGCAGCCCGGCTGCGGCTGATCGTGATGCTCGACGACGACGACCCCAGCCACGCTGAGCCTCGCGCCCCGTACCAGCACACCCGGGAGGTCGCCCTGCTGCGGGCTGTGCAGACCGGCGCCGGGGTGATGTTCCTCTCCTCCCACCGGTCGCTGGAGGTTCAACGCCTGGTGGAGCGGGGCTGGCTCGCCGACAGGGCCCCGGGCAGGGACGTCCGCCGCGCCGCAGCCCCGCGCGTGATCTCCACGGCTGATGACTTCGAGCAGGAGAGGGATCCCCTGGCCCGCCAGGCTCGCATGCCGGCTGCGGCCTACCGGGCTGCCCGCGAGGGGCTCGAGAAGGGTCCGGTGCTGGTGCAGGTGGGCCGGGCGGGGTTCATCCCTGCGGTGCTGTGCGCCCGGTGCCGCAGCCGCCAGTCATGCCCCTCCTGCCACGGGCCCCTGAGCCTGCCGGGCCACCACGCCCAGTCGCGGACCCTGCAGTGCAGGTGGTGCGGGCTGCACCACCGTGACCATCGCTGCGGCGAATGCGGGCACGCCGTCTTCCGCGCCGGAGTGCGCGGGGCTGACCGCACCGCGCAGGAGCTCGGCCGCGCCTTTCCCGGCGTCCCTGTCATCTCCTCGAGCGGAGACCGTGCTGTCGATGCCGTGGGGGGCATCCCAGCCCTGGTGGTCTCCACTCCGGGGGTGGAGCCCTCCGCTCCGGACGGGTACGCGGCGGCGCTGCTGCTCGACGGCGATGCTCAGCTGCACCGCGAAGGCCTGGACGTGCCCCGGAGGGTGCTGGCGCGCTGGCTTCGGGCTGCCTCACTGGTCCGTCCGCACGGTGATGGCGGGACTGTGGTGGTCACCGCGGGCGACCAGGAGCTCACCGGCGCCCTGGTGCGCGGGGACCCTGTCGGCTACGCCCGGCGCGAGCTCTACCGGCGGGCGGAGCTGGGCCTTCCCCCGGCGCGGCGGATGCTGAGCCTCACTGCTGAGCTCCACCAGGGCCGCGAGTTCATCGACAGTCTGCGGCTTCCCGAGGGACTGGCGTGGATCGGCCCCTCTCCGGAGGATGACGGCCGGCAGCGGTGGCTGCTGTTCTTCAGCTACGCGGAGGCGGAGGCAGTGGTCTCCGAGGTCCGCCGGGTACGCCGGACCTCCAGCGCCGCCCCGGCCAGGGGGGAGCAGCAGCACAGCGTGCGCGTCGCTGTTGACGACGTCGGTGCGCTGCAGGTCTGA
- a CDS encoding alpha/beta fold hydrolase → MPMPSESAPAPDAATPWSGYSHRAGEERGLSLTWSAGGPRLRSQAAVWHYRAVSGAAAHGPTPAPRLLMIHGFRGDHHGMQLMVDALPEFEIFVPDLPGFNATPPVTDDAGNRVEHTLAVYSGFVGALAEALQLTEEDVLAGHSFGTIVTAAHVAETQRPWAGLVLSAPISTGVFTWPLILGAAGVEAYYEAARLLPVRAADALLRSRAVMELTNRTLGAGADLELTAYVRDQHAKHFGGYTDRQTLIEAYRASSRHTVTQHAPDLDLPVLVLPGTKDQLSTRRGLKALRGALPDARMEMIRDVGHLIHYAKPAETARAVKRFLADLKT, encoded by the coding sequence ATGCCTATGCCCTCGGAGAGCGCCCCTGCCCCGGATGCCGCCACCCCGTGGTCCGGCTACTCCCACCGGGCCGGCGAGGAGCGCGGGCTGAGCCTCACCTGGAGCGCCGGGGGGCCGCGGCTCCGTTCCCAGGCTGCCGTATGGCATTACCGGGCGGTGTCTGGTGCGGCTGCACACGGCCCCACGCCCGCACCGCGGCTGCTGATGATCCACGGGTTCCGCGGCGACCACCACGGCATGCAGCTGATGGTCGATGCGCTGCCCGAGTTCGAGATCTTTGTGCCGGACCTGCCCGGGTTCAACGCCACACCCCCGGTGACCGACGACGCCGGGAACCGGGTGGAGCACACGCTTGCGGTCTACTCGGGCTTCGTCGGCGCGCTGGCCGAGGCGCTGCAGCTGACGGAGGAAGACGTGCTGGCCGGGCACTCCTTCGGCACCATCGTCACCGCCGCCCACGTCGCTGAGACCCAGCGGCCCTGGGCGGGATTGGTGCTGAGCGCACCGATCAGCACCGGGGTCTTCACCTGGCCGCTCATCCTCGGGGCCGCCGGCGTGGAGGCCTACTACGAGGCCGCACGGCTGCTCCCCGTGCGGGCAGCCGACGCGCTGCTGCGCTCACGGGCCGTCATGGAGCTGACCAACCGCACCCTCGGCGCCGGCGCCGACCTGGAGCTCACCGCCTATGTGCGGGACCAGCACGCCAAGCACTTCGGCGGCTACACCGACCGCCAGACGCTCATCGAGGCATACCGGGCCTCCAGCCGTCATACCGTCACCCAGCACGCACCGGACCTGGACCTGCCGGTGCTGGTGCTGCCGGGGACGAAGGACCAGCTGAGCACCCGCCGCGGGCTCAAGGCTCTCCGAGGCGCCCTGCCCGACGCCCGTATGGAGATGATCCGAGACGTCGGCCACCTCATCCACTACGCCAAGCCTGCCGAGACCGCCCGGGCCGTCAAACGATTCCTGGCTGACCTCAAGACGTGA
- the leuS gene encoding leucine--tRNA ligase, whose product MIEGALTVSETAADVQPDGQKKSYDFQEIEARWLPFWDEDGTFAADLEDLSRPTKYVCDMFPYPSGDLHMGHAEAFAIGDVPARYARLRGFNVLHPIGWDSFGLPAENAAIKNNAHPAEWTYRNIDTQAASFKRYGISTDWSTRLHTSDQSYYRWTQWLFLKFYEQGLAYRKDSPVNWCPSCQTVLANEQVIGDGVCERCKTPVTKKSLNQWYFKITDYADRLLDDMEQLQGAWPERVLAMQRNWIGRSTGASVSYTIEAAGEMAETQTDVFTTRPDTLYGVTFMVVAADAELASELVIDAHRAELEEYRAGLGSVTEIERQSADRERTGVFLGRYAIHPLTGEKLPIWASDYVLADYGTGAVMGVPAHDQRDLEFAQAMGLDVRVVVDTGEEHPSAAGAAAAGEGTLVNSPEWEGLAKAEAIERAIEVLSGRRLGEAKVNYRLRDWLLSRQRFWGAPIPIIHCEACGEVPVPEDQLPVRLPTDVRGEELAPKGKSPLASLEDWVNVDCPACGRPARRDTDTMDTFVDSSWYYMRYLSPNSEDEVFSTETVNRFLPVDQYVGGVEHAILHLLYSRFFTKVLYDMGLVSFTEPFKALMNQGQVLNGGKAMSKSLGNGVDLAEQLDAYGVDAVRLTMIFASPPEDDVDWADVSPSGAAKFLARAWRLAQEVSSAPGADRSEGAGGLRAVTHRTIADAEQLLEAQRYNVVIARLMELVNAARKEIDSGGGPGDPAVREAAETAAQILSLVAPYTAEDMWTMLGHEPSVANSAWPTYDESLLVQDTVTAVVQVKGKLRDKLEVPADITAEELEAQALALPKIQGYIEADGGVRKVIVRAPKLVNVVTG is encoded by the coding sequence ATGATCGAAGGTGCCCTCACGGTGTCCGAAACTGCCGCAGACGTTCAGCCCGACGGCCAGAAGAAGAGCTACGACTTCCAGGAGATCGAGGCCCGCTGGCTGCCGTTCTGGGATGAGGACGGCACCTTCGCCGCGGACCTTGAGGACCTGTCCCGCCCCACCAAGTATGTCTGCGACATGTTCCCCTACCCGTCCGGGGATCTTCACATGGGTCATGCGGAGGCCTTCGCCATCGGGGATGTGCCGGCCCGGTACGCCCGGCTGCGCGGCTTCAACGTGCTGCACCCGATCGGCTGGGACTCCTTCGGCCTGCCCGCGGAGAACGCCGCCATCAAGAACAACGCCCACCCTGCCGAGTGGACCTACCGGAACATCGACACCCAGGCCGCCAGCTTCAAGCGGTACGGGATCAGCACGGACTGGTCCACCCGCCTGCACACGTCGGACCAGTCCTACTACCGGTGGACCCAGTGGCTCTTCCTGAAGTTCTACGAGCAGGGCCTGGCATACCGGAAGGACTCGCCGGTCAACTGGTGCCCGTCCTGCCAGACGGTGCTCGCCAACGAGCAGGTCATCGGCGACGGCGTCTGCGAACGCTGCAAGACCCCGGTCACCAAGAAGTCCCTGAACCAGTGGTACTTCAAGATCACCGACTACGCGGACCGTCTGCTCGACGACATGGAGCAGCTGCAGGGCGCTTGGCCCGAGCGGGTCCTTGCGATGCAGCGCAACTGGATCGGCCGATCCACCGGCGCCTCCGTCAGCTACACCATCGAGGCCGCCGGTGAGATGGCAGAAACCCAGACCGATGTCTTCACCACCCGGCCGGACACCCTCTACGGGGTGACCTTCATGGTGGTCGCCGCCGATGCTGAGCTTGCCTCCGAGCTGGTCATCGATGCCCACCGCGCCGAGCTGGAGGAGTACCGGGCGGGCCTGGGCAGCGTCACCGAGATCGAGCGGCAGTCTGCCGACCGGGAGCGCACCGGCGTCTTCCTCGGCCGGTACGCCATTCACCCGCTGACCGGTGAGAAGCTGCCCATCTGGGCCTCCGACTATGTGCTGGCCGACTACGGCACCGGCGCGGTGATGGGCGTGCCCGCCCACGACCAGCGCGACCTCGAGTTCGCTCAGGCCATGGGGCTGGACGTGAGGGTCGTGGTGGACACCGGCGAGGAGCACCCTTCAGCCGCCGGCGCCGCCGCAGCGGGTGAGGGCACCCTCGTCAACTCCCCGGAGTGGGAGGGACTGGCCAAAGCTGAGGCCATCGAGAGGGCCATTGAGGTGCTCTCCGGCCGGCGGCTGGGGGAGGCGAAGGTCAACTATCGCCTGCGTGACTGGCTGCTCTCACGGCAGCGGTTCTGGGGCGCACCCATCCCGATCATTCACTGCGAAGCATGCGGCGAGGTCCCCGTGCCCGAGGACCAGCTTCCGGTGAGGCTGCCCACCGATGTCCGCGGTGAGGAGCTCGCGCCGAAGGGCAAATCGCCCCTGGCGAGCCTGGAGGATTGGGTGAACGTGGACTGCCCCGCCTGCGGCAGGCCTGCCCGCCGGGACACGGACACCATGGACACCTTCGTGGACTCCTCCTGGTACTACATGCGGTATCTGTCCCCGAACAGCGAGGACGAGGTCTTCAGCACCGAGACTGTGAACCGGTTTCTTCCGGTGGACCAGTACGTCGGCGGTGTTGAGCACGCCATCCTGCACCTGCTCTACTCCCGGTTCTTCACCAAGGTCCTCTATGACATGGGCCTGGTGAGCTTCACCGAGCCGTTCAAAGCCCTGATGAACCAGGGGCAGGTCCTCAACGGCGGCAAAGCGATGTCTAAGTCTTTGGGCAACGGGGTGGACCTGGCCGAGCAGCTGGACGCCTACGGAGTCGACGCCGTGCGCCTGACCATGATCTTCGCCTCCCCGCCGGAGGATGATGTCGACTGGGCGGACGTGAGCCCCTCGGGAGCGGCCAAGTTCCTGGCGCGAGCGTGGCGGCTGGCCCAGGAAGTCAGCAGCGCGCCCGGGGCGGACCGTTCTGAGGGCGCTGGCGGGCTGCGCGCGGTCACCCACCGCACCATCGCGGACGCTGAGCAGCTGCTCGAGGCCCAGCGGTACAATGTGGTCATCGCCCGGCTTATGGAGCTGGTCAACGCTGCCCGTAAGGAGATAGACAGCGGCGGCGGGCCCGGTGACCCTGCTGTCCGGGAGGCTGCTGAGACTGCAGCTCAGATCCTCTCCCTGGTGGCGCCCTACACCGCAGAGGACATGTGGACGATGCTCGGCCATGAGCCTTCCGTGGCCAACTCCGCCTGGCCGACCTATGACGAGTCGCTGCTGGTGCAGGACACCGTCACTGCTGTGGTGCAGGTCAAGGGAAAGCTGCGCGACAAGCTCGAGGTTCCCGCGGACATCACCGCTGAGGAGCTCGAGGCTCAGGCGCTGGCGCTGCCGAAGATTCAGGGCTACATCGAGGCTGACGGCGGCGTGCGCAAGGTGATTGTGCGCGCTCCGAAGCTGGTGAACGTCGTCACCGGCTGA
- a CDS encoding ComEA family DNA-binding protein codes for MERFEDVLHGPDAGDDAEYDDEFDRLSTRRDRLRAERAQAHRGPARVRLRLGAVLVVLAGVLTWFGVAWLSAPSGAGASAEELPEPPEAQHPSDHESAEAGNPDDAASETLLVHVTGAVGEPQVVELPADARVLDAVESAGGLTEEAAAAGVNLAAVAEDGSHLWIPTQAELDEGSAPPAGTTDASEGDGAGPININTAEASVLEQLTGIGPALAERIISHREGSGPFESLEDIGQVSGIGPAVLENIADDVTW; via the coding sequence ATGGAGCGCTTTGAGGATGTTCTGCACGGCCCGGATGCTGGCGATGACGCCGAGTACGACGATGAATTCGACCGGCTGAGCACCCGGCGGGACCGCCTGCGGGCCGAACGCGCCCAAGCTCACCGGGGGCCGGCACGCGTGCGCCTGCGGTTGGGCGCGGTGCTGGTGGTGCTCGCGGGCGTGCTGACCTGGTTCGGCGTCGCCTGGCTCTCCGCGCCCTCTGGAGCCGGGGCCTCCGCGGAGGAGCTTCCGGAGCCTCCGGAGGCGCAGCACCCCTCCGATCATGAGAGCGCTGAGGCCGGGAATCCTGATGACGCGGCTTCAGAGACGCTGCTCGTCCACGTCACCGGGGCAGTCGGGGAGCCTCAGGTGGTGGAGCTCCCGGCGGACGCGCGTGTGCTGGACGCAGTGGAATCCGCGGGCGGGCTGACCGAAGAGGCCGCCGCTGCGGGGGTGAACCTTGCCGCGGTCGCTGAGGACGGAAGTCATCTGTGGATCCCGACCCAGGCGGAGCTCGATGAGGGCAGTGCACCTCCTGCGGGGACCACGGATGCTTCAGAGGGGGACGGTGCAGGGCCGATCAATATCAACACCGCTGAGGCTTCCGTCCTGGAGCAGCTGACCGGCATCGGGCCGGCGCTGGCTGAGCGGATCATCTCTCACCGGGAGGGCAGCGGTCCCTTCGAGTCGCTGGAGGACATCGGGCAGGTCAGCGGCATTGGGCCCGCTGTCCTTGAGAACATCGCCGATGACGTCACCTGGTGA
- a CDS encoding ComEC/Rec2 family competence protein: protein MTSPGEAAEESEAQPAGRERRALDLRLLPAAAVVFAAALGAVHLPADEGWRLAGLLAATAAAAGVLAFGAGSGRWRVLGVQWVFCAVLAAAVCAQAALAVGAHEESGWAEAVESRAEMDVVLRVTEDVRPLADPGWGGQQRILVRAVVAEAQLSGNESGAQVDAEAVLIAQVPFGTHPSWMFEAGQRYSGVVRTAPTDLGERATALIFPDWEGMDQLPEDSWSQFTGVFNELRSATKEASRSTVADAPGLLPGVILGDRTVMDEDLAESMHISGLSHMTVVSGTHCSLIVGALLGLIRILRLPRWCSPVLIVLGLVLFVLLVQPAPSVIRAAVMGSIGALAVFAGRGRTSSALLCLCVVILLLYDPYFSTEPAFQLSVTATAGIVLTGQRMKEIFERRMPGIIAGPLALAASSQLFVTPVLLPIAAGVNTYSIPANIAAGPLLPFVTVPGTLAAVLSTTLPWVSQALLWAAGFPAAAIAVIGRTAAGLPQALAPWPEGPMGAVLVLIYLTGSVVLSRLLIEGRAPRSWEAATLAAVAGAVAAVISPRQ, encoded by the coding sequence ATGACGTCACCTGGTGAAGCAGCGGAGGAGTCGGAGGCCCAACCGGCTGGCAGGGAGCGCCGTGCGCTGGACCTGCGGCTGCTTCCGGCGGCCGCAGTGGTCTTTGCTGCCGCTTTGGGAGCGGTGCATCTGCCTGCCGATGAGGGCTGGCGGCTCGCCGGGCTGCTGGCAGCGACGGCCGCGGCGGCCGGGGTGCTGGCCTTCGGCGCCGGTTCGGGACGTTGGCGCGTCCTGGGTGTGCAGTGGGTCTTCTGCGCTGTGCTCGCCGCAGCGGTCTGCGCCCAGGCGGCCTTGGCGGTCGGGGCTCATGAGGAGTCGGGGTGGGCAGAGGCGGTGGAGTCCCGCGCTGAGATGGATGTAGTTCTGCGCGTCACGGAGGACGTGCGGCCGTTGGCTGATCCGGGATGGGGCGGGCAGCAGCGCATTCTGGTGCGTGCCGTGGTGGCTGAGGCGCAGCTGTCTGGGAATGAGTCGGGGGCACAGGTGGACGCGGAGGCCGTCCTGATCGCTCAGGTGCCCTTCGGCACCCACCCGAGCTGGATGTTTGAGGCCGGGCAGCGGTACAGCGGGGTGGTGCGCACCGCGCCGACGGACCTGGGAGAGAGGGCAACGGCGCTCATCTTCCCGGACTGGGAGGGTATGGACCAGCTTCCTGAGGACAGCTGGTCACAGTTCACCGGGGTTTTCAACGAGCTGCGATCGGCCACTAAGGAAGCCTCACGCTCAACGGTCGCTGATGCGCCGGGCCTGCTGCCGGGGGTGATCCTGGGTGACCGGACCGTGATGGATGAGGATCTCGCCGAGTCGATGCACATCTCAGGGCTGTCCCATATGACAGTGGTCTCAGGGACTCACTGCTCACTCATCGTGGGCGCGCTGCTCGGGCTGATCAGAATCCTCCGGCTGCCGCGGTGGTGCTCGCCGGTGCTGATCGTGCTGGGACTGGTGCTCTTCGTGCTGCTGGTGCAGCCCGCGCCGAGCGTGATCCGTGCCGCGGTGATGGGGAGCATCGGAGCGTTGGCGGTCTTTGCCGGGCGCGGGAGAACCTCCTCGGCCCTGCTGTGCCTGTGCGTCGTGATCCTGCTGCTCTACGACCCGTACTTCAGCACGGAGCCGGCCTTTCAGCTGAGCGTGACCGCAACCGCCGGGATCGTGCTGACGGGACAGCGGATGAAGGAGATCTTCGAGCGCCGTATGCCGGGGATCATCGCCGGGCCTCTGGCACTGGCGGCCTCATCGCAGCTGTTCGTGACCCCGGTGCTGCTGCCGATCGCGGCGGGGGTGAACACCTACAGCATCCCGGCGAACATTGCTGCCGGTCCGCTGCTGCCGTTCGTGACCGTGCCGGGGACCCTGGCGGCTGTGCTCTCCACCACTCTGCCGTGGGTGAGCCAGGCGCTGCTGTGGGCGGCGGGCTTTCCGGCTGCAGCGATAGCGGTGATCGGCCGCACAGCGGCAGGCCTTCCGCAGGCGTTGGCGCCCTGGCCGGAGGGGCCGATGGGCGCCGTGCTGGTTCTGATCTACCTGACAGGCTCCGTGGTGCTCTCACGCCTGCTCATTGAGGGGAGAGCACCACGGTCCTGGGAGGCGGCCACCCTGGCTGCGGTGGCCGGGGCGGTGGCTGCGGTGATCAGCCCTCGTCAGTGA
- a CDS encoding transglycosylase family protein — MQTSKHSTFKKFVGGGIAAAAISGGAIVAQAPVANAQSDWDRLAECESNGNWSINTGNGFYGGLQFMKSTWDSMGGQQYAEYPHQASREQQIAVATELQSRYGWGQWPACSASLGLSGSPSGGGSSAPSNGGEQTQQQEAPQQSQQESAPQQQSEPQQQEQEVETQPEPQPEPEPQQEQPQSNGYSAASSAEPNTDVEVSDETYTIQSGDTLAGIADELGLEWTDLWGANTDLLEDPNLIYVGDELKLPVTDEG, encoded by the coding sequence ATGCAGACTTCCAAGCACTCCACTTTCAAGAAGTTCGTCGGCGGAGGCATCGCCGCAGCAGCTATCTCCGGCGGCGCCATCGTGGCCCAGGCACCCGTGGCCAACGCCCAGAGCGACTGGGACCGCCTCGCCGAGTGCGAGTCCAACGGCAACTGGTCCATCAACACCGGCAACGGCTTCTACGGCGGACTGCAGTTCATGAAGTCCACCTGGGACTCCATGGGCGGCCAGCAGTACGCCGAGTACCCCCACCAGGCCTCCCGTGAGCAGCAGATCGCTGTGGCCACCGAGCTGCAGTCCCGCTACGGCTGGGGCCAGTGGCCCGCCTGCTCCGCGAGCCTGGGCCTCTCCGGCTCCCCCAGCGGCGGCGGCTCCTCCGCTCCCTCCAACGGCGGCGAGCAGACCCAGCAGCAGGAGGCTCCCCAGCAGTCCCAGCAGGAGTCCGCTCCGCAGCAGCAGAGCGAGCCTCAGCAGCAGGAGCAGGAGGTTGAGACTCAGCCCGAGCCGCAGCCGGAGCCGGAGCCCCAGCAGGAGCAGCCCCAGTCCAACGGCTACTCCGCTGCCTCCTCCGCTGAGCCGAACACCGATGTTGAGGTCTCCGATGAGACCTACACCATCCAGTCCGGCGACACCCTGGCCGGCATCGCCGACGAGCTCGGACTCGAGTGGACCGACCTGTGGGGCGCCAACACCGACCTGCTCGAGGACCCCAACCTGATCTACGTGGGCGACGAGCTGAAGCTCCCCGTCACTGACGAGGGCTGA